One Candidatus Methylomirabilota bacterium genomic window, GCCGGCCGGTGGCTGGACGAGATCCGAGCGCGCGGACAGCGGCGAGGAGGCACCATGCGATTGAAAGATAGGGTCGTCATCGTCACGGGAGGCGCGCAGGGCATTGGCCGGGCGTACTGCCTGGGCGCGGCCGCGGAAGGGGCGCGAGTCGTGGTGGCGGACATCGCCGACCCGAAGCCCACGGCCAAAGAGGTCGAAGCCCGGGGCGCGCAGGCCCTGGGGATCGAGTGCGACGTGTCGCGCGAGGCGGACACGCAGCGCCTGGCCACCGAGACGCTCGCGCGGTTCGGCCGTATCGACGTGCTGGTGAACAACGCGGCGATTTACGGCACCCTCAAGCGGCGTCCCTTCACGGAGATCCCGGTGGAGGAGTGGGAGCGGGTGATGGCGGTCAACCTCCGCGGGCTCTTTCTGTGTGCGCGGGCCGTGTTCCCGGCGATGAAGGCGCAGGGCAAGGGCAAGATCATCAACATCGCCTCCAGCACCTTCTTCAAGGGCGTCCCGCACTACATCCACTACACCACGTCCAAGGGCGGGGTCGTGGGGTTCACCCGCTCGCTCGCCCGCGAGCTGGGAGAGTTCGGCATCCGCGTGAACGCGATCGCGCCCGGGTTCACGTTGAGCGGCGAGAACGAGAAGAACATTTCGGAGGAGCGGAAGCAGGCGAACATCCAGATGCGGATGCTGAAGCGGGCCGAGGTCCCGGAGGACATCGTCGGAACGTTCATCTTTCTGGCCTCGGACGAGAGCGACTTCGTCAGCGGACAGACGATCGTCGTGGACGGCGGCTCCAGCGTCCACTGAGCGATCACGGCCGGAAGACCTCGTTCGCGCACGAGTCGGACCCGCCGGGCCGCGGCCCGCCGGAGATGCCGAAGACGCGGTCGCCCACCACCGCGACCCACCTTGCCCGGTCGTTCACCGGACGCTGGCTCAGCGCACGACTTTGATGCCGGCCTCCGTGAGGATGCCGCGCATCTGCCCGGAGAACTGGTCGATGAACGCGCTGAACTCCGCGCTTCGCTGGAAGCCCTCCTCGAACTGGTTGTCTTCGAGGTACTTCTTCCAGGTCGCCGTCTGCGCCACCCTGGCGAACACGTCTTCCCAGTAGGCGACGACCGCGGGCGGGGTCCCGGGGGGCGCGACGATCCCGCGCACCACCGGCAGGTTGGGCAGCTCGAAGCCCGCCTCCTTGAGTGTCGGCACGTTGGGGAAGCCGGGGAGGCGCTTCTCGGCGACCTGGGCCAGCACGCGCATGTTGCCGGCGCGAATGTGCTCGCCGGCCTCCTGCGGCTCGATCACCATCAGGTTCACGTGGCCGCCGAGCAGGGCGCTGATGCGCTCGCCGCCGCCCGGGAACGAGATGAAGGCCCACTGCGCCCCGGTGTGCTTCGTGAGCAGCTGGCGGACGAGCCAGTCGCGGCTGCCGATGGAGCCGCCCGACTGCTTCAGTTGGCCGGGATTCTGCTTGGCGGCGTCGATGAAGTCCTTGAGCGTCTTGTAGGTTGCGTCGTTCCTCACCGCGATCAGCGCCGGCTCGATCATCAGCCGCACCACGGGCGTGACGTCCTTGATGGTGACCTTGGCTTCCGCCCGCATCAGCGGGTTCGTGATCCAGACGCCGGTGAACGTCGCGATGGTGTGCGTCTCGCCTCGCTTTTCCGCGAGGTAGGCCAGCGCCGTCAGTCCGCCGCCGCCGGGCTTGTTGGCGACCTGCAGGCGCACCGGCAGCAGCTTCTCCTTCTCCATCGCGGTGGCGATGAACCGGGCCAGCAGGTCGTTGCCGCCGCCGGGACCGGTGTGGACGACGAACTCGATCGGCTTGCTCGGCATGAACGTCTGGGCGGCGGCGGGGATGGGCGGGCTCGCCGCGAACGCCAGCAGGACGACCAGGGACGTGCGAATCATGGCGCTCCTCCTCCCTCGTTCACGCGCGTGCGTGTCCAAGGATTGGCATTCTTGAGCAGCGGGACGACCAGGACGATCGCCGCCAGACCCAGCATCACCGCCGCGATCGGTCTCGACACGAGGATCGACAGATGGCCCTGGGACATCATCAGCGACTGCCGGAACGCGCGTTCCATGCTGTCGCCCAGCACCAGGCCCAGGATCAGCGGCGCGGCGGGATAATCGAGCTTGCGCATGAGATAGCCGAGCAGGCCGAAGCCGGCCAGCAGCCAGACGTCGAACAGGCTGCTGGACGCGCTGTAGACACCGACGATGGAGATGCCGAAGATCAACGGATAGAGCCCGTAGACCGGCAATCTCAGAATCTGCGCGAACAGCGGGATGAGGGGAATGTTCAGTACCAGCAGGAGCACGTTGCCGATGTACATGCTGGCCACCAGTCCCCAGAACAGCGTGGGGTTCTCCTGGATCATCAGCGGGCCGGGCTTGAGTCCCCAGAGGATCAGGGCCGCCAGCAGGATCGCCGTGGTGGACGACCCGGGGATGCCGAGCGTGAGCATGGGCACCAGCGCGCCGCCGGTCTCCGAGTTGTTGGCGCCTTCGGGAGCGGCCACCCCTTCGGGCACGCCGGTCCCGAACTTTTCCGGGTGCTTCGACGCCGCCTTCTCGATGCCGTAGGAGATGAAGGAGGCGATGGTGGAGCCGGCCCCCGGCAGCACGCCGATCAGGAAGCCGATCACCGAGCCGTTCAGGAACGCGAAGCGGCAGGCCTTGAGCTCGGTGAGCGAAGGCAACAGGTTGCGGAGGCCTTTCGGCACCGGCAGCATCGGCGCCCCTTCGCGCGTCTCCATGTTGCCCAGCACTTCGCCCAGGGCGAAGACGCCGACGGCCACCACCACGAAGTCCACGCCGTCGAGCAGGTCGGTGCGGCCGAAGGTGAAGCGCGAGTCTGCCGTGAACAG contains:
- a CDS encoding 3-oxoacyl-ACP reductase family protein — protein: MRLKDRVVIVTGGAQGIGRAYCLGAAAEGARVVVADIADPKPTAKEVEARGAQALGIECDVSREADTQRLATETLARFGRIDVLVNNAAIYGTLKRRPFTEIPVEEWERVMAVNLRGLFLCARAVFPAMKAQGKGKIINIASSTFFKGVPHYIHYTTSKGGVVGFTRSLARELGEFGIRVNAIAPGFTLSGENEKNISEERKQANIQMRMLKRAEVPEDIVGTFIFLASDESDFVSGQTIVVDGGSSVH
- a CDS encoding tripartite tricarboxylate transporter substrate binding protein — translated: MIRTSLVVLLAFAASPPIPAAAQTFMPSKPIEFVVHTGPGGGNDLLARFIATAMEKEKLLPVRLQVANKPGGGGLTALAYLAEKRGETHTIATFTGVWITNPLMRAEAKVTIKDVTPVVRLMIEPALIAVRNDATYKTLKDFIDAAKQNPGQLKQSGGSIGSRDWLVRQLLTKHTGAQWAFISFPGGGERISALLGGHVNLMVIEPQEAGEHIRAGNMRVLAQVAEKRLPGFPNVPTLKEAGFELPNLPVVRGIVAPPGTPPAVVAYWEDVFARVAQTATWKKYLEDNQFEEGFQRSAEFSAFIDQFSGQMRGILTEAGIKVVR
- a CDS encoding tripartite tricarboxylate transporter permease; amino-acid sequence: MDVATSLLQGFAVALAPINLLWCFVGVFLGTVVGVMPGLGPPATIAMLLPLTFQMNPTSALIMLAGIYYGAKYGGSTTSILLNVPGESASVVTCLDGYAMAKRGRAGAALGIAAIASFIAGTFGVIALMLIAPPLARFGLAFSAPEYFALMCLGLAMVILLAGKSLLKALLAMLVGLWIAGIGTDLFTADSRFTFGRTDLLDGVDFVVVAVGVFALGEVLGNMETREGAPMLPVPKGLRNLLPSLTELKACRFAFLNGSVIGFLIGVLPGAGSTIASFISYGIEKAASKHPEKFGTGVPEGVAAPEGANNSETGGALVPMLTLGIPGSSTTAILLAALILWGLKPGPLMIQENPTLFWGLVASMYIGNVLLLVLNIPLIPLFAQILRLPVYGLYPLIFGISIVGVYSASSSLFDVWLLAGFGLLGYLMRKLDYPAAPLILGLVLGDSMERAFRQSLMMSQGHLSILVSRPIAAVMLGLAAIVLVVPLLKNANPWTRTRVNEGGGAP